A single window of Mangifera indica cultivar Alphonso chromosome 18, CATAS_Mindica_2.1, whole genome shotgun sequence DNA harbors:
- the LOC123202344 gene encoding histone-lysine N-methyltransferase ATXR6 — protein MILRRRTEAPNPHSFAEEVSDYEDACCQKCGSGDFPAEMLLCDKCDKGFHLFCLTPIIVSVPKGSWFCSRCSNHKMPKSFPLVQTKIVDFFRIQRTPELTQKLSHGNLRKRKRATSLVMSKKRRRLLPFIPIDDPERRLQQMASLATALRASGTQFSNELNYVPGMAPRSANRAALEKGGMQLLSKEDAGTLSLCQSMMARGECPPLMVVYDPKEGFTVQADRFIKDLTIITEYVGDVDYLKNRENDDGDSTMTLLHATNPSQSLVVCPYKHGNIARFINGINNHTAEGRKKQNLKCVRYNVNGECRVLLIANRDIAKGERLYYDYNGYEHEYPTEHFV, from the exons ATGATACTGAGACGGAGAACCGAAGCTCCAAACCCGCATTCCTTTGCAGAAGAGGTTTCCGATTACGAAGACGCTTGCTGCCAAAAATGCGGGTCCGGCGATTTCCCCGCCGAAATGCTTCTTTGCGACAAATGCGATAAGGGATTTCACCTCTTTTGCCTCACACCCATTATCGTTTCTGTGCCTAAAGGCTCTTGGTTTTGCTCTCGTTGTTCAAATCACAAGATGCCCAAAT CATTTCCTCTAGTTCAAACAAAAATCGTTGATTTTTTTCGTATTCAAAGGACGCCGGAATTGACTCAGAAACTAAGCCATG gTAATCTAAGAAAGCGAAAGCGAGCGACTAGTTTAGTGATGTCAAAAAAGAGAAGGAGGTTATTGCCGTTCATTCCGATTGATGATCCCGAGAGGAGATTGCAGCAAATGGCATCACTGGCCACAGCTCTCAGAGCCTCAGGAACACAGTTTAGTAATGAGCTCAACTATGTTCCAGGCATGGCACCACGGTCTGCAAATCGTGCAGCTCTGGAGAAGGGAGGAATGCAG TTATTGTCGAAAGAAGATGCTGGAACCTTAAGTTTGTGCCAAAGTATGATGGCCAGAGGGGAGTGCCCACCCCTTATGGTTGTTTATGATCCTAAGGAAGG ATTCACTGTACAGGCAGATAGATTTATAAAAGATTTGACAATAATCACAGAATATGTAGGAGATGTTGATTACTTGAAGAATCGTGAAAATGATGATGGTGATAGTACTATGACCTTGCTTCATGCGACTAATCCATCTCAAAGCCTTGTTGTTTGCCCTTATAAGCATGGTAACATTGCTCGCTTTATAAATGGCATCAACAATCACACAGC GGAGGGGAGAAAGAAGCAGAACCTGAAATGCGTCAGGTACAATGTCAATGGTGAGTGCCGGGTTTTGCTGATAGCTAATAGAGATATAGCAAAGGGAGAAAGATTGTATTATGATTACAATGGATATGAGCATGAGTACCCAACTGAGCACTTTGTCTAA